GACGTGCTATTGTTCTGCTCACGCCCTGTTGTCGGATGAGGCGCACGCACGCATGACCCGTTCCGCCATTCGAGAAGGACACGGGGCGGAGCAACGCGATCGACGTCCGCTCACTCGGTGAGGCCTGCCGCGGACCGCTTCGAGAGCGACTCGGCGCGAGGTTCGAGCGCGTCGCGAGCCTGCTCAGCGACGACGCGTGAGCGCCTCAGCGAGCCTCGACGCGCCAGGACGAGGGGCTCGCGCCGACCTCGCGCTTGAAGGCGCGGGAGAAGGCGGCCTCCGAGCGGTAGCCGACCTGCGCCGCGACCTCGGCGATGGGGACCTCGGAGCGGAGCGCGCGGCGCGCGACCGTCATGCGCCAGCGCGTGAGGTAGGCGGCGGGTGAGACGGCGAGCCGCTCGGTGAAGCGCGTGTAGAGCGCCGAGCGGCTCACGCCGGCCGCGCGGGCGAGCGTCGCCGCCGTCCACTCGCGCTCGGGCGCGCGGTGGATCTCGCGCAGGGCCTTGGCGAGGACCGGGTCCGCCAGCGCGGCCAGCCACCCGTGCTGCGCGGCGCCGCTCTCGTTCATCCATGCGCGGAGGGCGTGCACCAGGAGCACCTCGGCGAGTCGCGTGACGACGGTCTGGGCGCCGGGCCGCGCGCCGCCGACCTCTTCCGTCAGGAGCCTGAGCGTCGCGTCGAGCCAGGCCGAGGTGGAGCCGCCGGACGCGACTCGCATCAGCGCGGGCAGCTCGTCGAGGAGGAGCGACGCGTCTTCACCGAGCTCGAACGTGCCGCAGAGGATGCTCGTGCGCGGGCCGTCCCCTTGATGGAACACGCAAGGCAAGCCGTCACTGCCGACGTTCGAGGGGAGCGTCGTGATGTGTCTCGGGGCGCGCTCGGGCTCGCTCGACATGACGTGCGGGTCCCCGTGCGGAAGCAGCAGCAGATCCCCCGCGCGCCACGACACGGCCTCCCCACCGTCGACGCGGACATAGCCCGAGCCGCTGACCGCGACGTGGAAGATCGCGCTCTCGGTTCCGTTGGTCCGCACCCCCCACGGCGCATCCAGCTCCGCGCGGCAGAACACCGTCCCGCGGATCGCGAGGTGGTCGAAGATGATGCTCAGCGTATCGGACTGCACGTCAACCTGGACGATCTGCACAGATGTTGGGACGAGAAGACATGGTTCGTCCTACCGAGAAGACTACTGTGACCGGGCGCCCAATGCACGGGCGCCGAAAGGAACACCATGACGAAGCGCGCCTGGATCGCCTCCCTCCTCAACTTCTTCTTCGCGGGGCTCGGCTACATCGTGCTCGGGCAGAAGCGCCTGCTCGGCGTCGGCTGGACGCTCGCCGCCCTGGGCCTGACCTACGTCGAGCTCTCCATCCAGACCGAGGCGCCCGCCTACTACTGGCCGATGTTCGCGAGCGTCTTCGTGCTCAACACGTGCTTCGCGATCGACGCCTTCCAGCTCGCCAAGCGAGGCGCCGCCGCCCCGGCCTGACGCTCGCTCTCGTTGGCGTCAGGCTCCGATGGCCACGTTCAGCCACGACGAGAGACCGTCCAGCCAGACGCGCAAGCAGGTCTCGTCGGTCAC
The nucleotide sequence above comes from Sandaracinaceae bacterium. Encoded proteins:
- a CDS encoding AraC family transcriptional regulator codes for the protein MQSDTLSIIFDHLAIRGTVFCRAELDAPWGVRTNGTESAIFHVAVSGSGYVRVDGGEAVSWRAGDLLLLPHGDPHVMSSEPERAPRHITTLPSNVGSDGLPCVFHQGDGPRTSILCGTFELGEDASLLLDELPALMRVASGGSTSAWLDATLRLLTEEVGGARPGAQTVVTRLAEVLLVHALRAWMNESGAAQHGWLAALADPVLAKALREIHRAPEREWTAATLARAAGVSRSALYTRFTERLAVSPAAYLTRWRMTVARRALRSEVPIAEVAAQVGYRSEAAFSRAFKREVGASPSSWRVEAR